The DNA region GCTGAAAAACCAAATCCATGACGTATTCCCATTGCTGCTGTAAGTGCCATCGATATTCCTGTAAGTATTGCATGAATTAAGTAAAGACCTGGCGCTAAAAACATAAACATAAATTCAATTGGTTCTGTAACCCCTGTTAAAAATGCAGTAAATGCTACACTAAATAATACTCCTGCTACTCTTTTTTTATTTTCTTTTTTAGCAGTTGTATACATTGCTAATGCTGCTGCTGGAAGACCAAACATCATTATTGGGAAAAATCCTGTCATAAATATTCCAGCATTTGGATCTCCTGCAAAAAATCTATGTAAATCTCCATTTGCTACCACTTGTACTCCATCTTTTAAATAATCGAAACTTCCAAAAGTAAACCATGCCATAGAATTAATAATATGATGAAGTCCTGTAGGAATAAGTAATCTATTTAAAACTCCAAATGAGAATAAGCCTATTGATCCTGTTCCCATCATCCATCTAGCTACTGTATCTAATCCATTTTGAATAGAAGGCCAAACATATCCAAAAACAGCTGCTAAAACTATACATGCTAATGAAGTTATTATTGGTACAAATCTTCTTCCACCAAAGAATCCTAAAAATTCTGGAAGTTCAATTTTATGATATTTGTTGTACATATAAGCAGCTACAAGACCAGCTATAATTCCAGAGAATACTCCCATGTTAATATTTTTATTGATTGCTTGTGCTCCATTTAATATAACAAAATTTCCTACAACTCCTGCAAGCCCTGCTGCTCCTGCATTATCTTTTGCTAATCCTATCGCCACACCTATTGCAAATAGAATTGGTAAATTTTCAAATATTGCTCCACCTGCTGATGTAACAAATGGCATATTCCATAGTACTCCAAGTCTTAATAATATTGCCGCTATTGGCATAACTGCTATTGGCATCATAAGTGCTTTTCCTAATGCTTGAAATTTTGAAAATACTTTCATTTAATTCACTCCTTTTTTATTTTGATAAAGCTCTACTTTTTTAATCTTATTTTAAATATTGGTTCTAATGCATTCACTTTTCCATATTTAATATCAAATATCTCATCTATTTCATCCATAGATGAAACTACTATGGGAGAAATTATTGATTTAGCCTTATTTTTAATAAAATTCAAATCATATGCTATTAGTTTTTCTCCTTTTTTTACACTTCCTTCATCTTTTAATACAAGTTTACTAAATCCTTCTCCATTTAATTTTACAGTATCAATTCCAAAATGCACTATTAATTCTATATCACCTTTTTGGAATGATACAGCATGTTTCGTATCAAATATACTAATGTCTTCACTATCAAATGGAGCATATATAGTATCTCCATTTGGAATAATTGCAATGCCATCACCAATTATTTTTGAAGAAAAAGCATCATCAGGAACTTTTTCTAATTGAATTACTTCTCCATCAAGTGGAGAATATACTTCTACTACATTTTCTTTTTTCTTAAAAAACTTCTTAAACATTTTTTTCACTCCCAAAACTTTTTATAATTATATAGTGGTCTATACCAATTATATACCATTTATTTTTATATTTGTCAATATTTTTTAATATTTTTTGTTCGAATTTTCGTTATTTTGTTTCACTTAAACACTCTATAACCTTTATTTTTTAAGGTTATATTATATTTTATAAAAAAATCTTAACTTTATAAATTTTTAGATGATAAAATTTAAAATTTATAATTAAAATTTAAAATAAAAAAATACACATATAAATTAACCTAAAATTTATATGTGTATTTCAAAAGCGCTATATTTATTTATTTATTTTTACAAATGAAAGAAATCCTATTCCTATTAAAAATAAAAACATTATACTAAGCACTCCATATCTAGAACTACCTGTATATGTACTTACTATTCCCATTAAAAATGGACCTAGAATCGTAGCAAATTTCCCAAATATATTATAAAATCCAAAAAATTCTGTAGATTTTTCCTTTGGTATAAGTGACGCATATATTGAACGACTTATTGATTGTACTCCTCCTTGCGAAAGAGCAACTAATAATGCTAATATCCAAAACAATTTAATTTTTATATTAATACTTTCAAAATTAGGCAATTTAAATGCTAAAAATGTAATTATAATATATATTAAAATCGCAATAAAAATAAGAGTTTTTTGTGATATTTTGTCTGATAATTTTCCAAATAAAAGCGTTGCTGGAAATGCCACTATCTGTATCATGAGTATAGCTAATATGAGAGATATTACAGAAAGACCTACATCTCTTCCATATGCTGATGCCATACTAATAATCGTATTTACTCCATCAATATAAAAGAAATATGCAAATAAAAACAACATAATATTTTTATAATGTTTTATCTCTTTAAATGTTTTAAAAAACCTTTTAAAACTTTGAGTAAAAATATTTTCATTTTTATTTATTTTTACATAATAATTTTGCTTTGTATTTTTTAACATTGGTATAGAAAATAATCCCCACCATAAAAATACTATAAAAAAACTAAGCTTTGAGGCTATTGGCGAAATTATCTCTCCATCTTTTTTTAATATTATTACAAGTATAATAGTAATTATAAATGGTACAACACTACCTATATATCCCCAACTAAATCCATAAGCTGATACTTTTGCCATATTTTCTTCTCTAGATACATCAGTAAGAAATGCATCATAAAATATATTCGCTCCAGCCCATCCAACTCTTGCAATTACAAAAAATATTATACACTTTATCCATTCTCCTTGATTAATACTAATAAGAAGTAAAGTAGCTAATAATCCTAGTAATAAAAATATTGAAAAAAATCTTTTTTTATATCCTTTATAGTCAGCAAAAGTACCTAAAATAGGAGCTATTAAAGCTAAGATTAAAGAAGCAAAAGAATTCGCGTATCCCCAATTTGCTGTAGATATAGCACTATCGATACCTTTTGATACAAAATCTTTAAAAAATATAGGCATAATAGTAGTTATTAAAATAAGTGTAAACGCTGAATTTGCTACGTCATATATTACCCAGCTTTTTTCTTCTTTTGTTAATTTTGCCATGTTTCCCCCTCTTATTTTTATTTTATCAAATAATTATTTTCTACTATTATAAATATACCATATTAAATATAATTTTAAAATAAAAACCCATAAAAACATAAGTTGCTTTTATGGATTAAATTTCTTTCTAATATATATTTCCGGATAATCCTACAGATTTTTTTATTTCTATCATTTTTTTACTAGCTATATCTCTTGCTTTTTCTGCTCCTTGCTTTAACACTTTTTGTACATATTCCGGATTTTTAATTAATTCTTCTCTTTTGGCTCTTGCTTCTCCAAAATATTCTAATATTTTTGCTAATAATTCATTTTTAGCATGTCCATAACCATATCCACCAGTTAAAAATTTATTTTTCATTTCTTCTACTTCTTCTTTTGTAGCAAATAATTCATATAATTTTGTTATATTATTATCGGGATTTTTAGGCTCTTCTAAAGGTGTTGAATCTGTTACTATTCCCATTACTTGTTTTTTTAATTCTTTTTTAGATGCAAACATTTGTATAGTATTTCCATAAGATTTACTCATTTTTTGTCCATCAGTTCCAGGCACTACTGCCAAACTTTCTATTATTTGAGGTTCAGGAAGTTTAAATACTTCTCCAAAAGTTTGATTAAATTTTATTGCTATATTTCTAGTCATTTCAAGATGTTGTTTTTGATCTTTTCCCACTGGTACTATATCTGCATCATAAAGTAAAATATCTGCTGCCATAAGTATAGGATAAGTAAATAGTCCTACATTTGGAGATATTCCTTTTGCTATCTTATCTTTATATGAATGAGCTCTTTCCAAAAGTCCCATAGGACTTACATTTGATAATATCCAAGCAAGCTCTGTACACTCAGGTACATCTGATTGCAAATAAATAGTCGATTTTTCTGGATCAAGCCCTAATGCTAAAAAATCTAAAACAGCATCATATGCATTTTTTCTAAGTTGTTCTGCATTTTGAAGTGATGTTAATGCATGATAATCTACTATAAAATAAAACCCTTCATTATCATGTTGATTATCCACAAATTGCTTTATTGCTCCAAAATAATTTCCTATATGTAAAATACCACTTGGTTGTATACCAGACAAGCTTCTTTTCATAATAAATAATACCTCCTATTTTTTAAGATATTTTATCATTTAATAGTATTTTTTTCAAATTCAATTTTTTAATTTTTATTTATATAAATTTTTCTATTGATATATGACCCTATTTAAATTCGACAATTTTAATATTTTTTTATAAAAAATATTAAAGATTAGTAAAAATAAAGTCGATATATAATTTGTCCACATTATTGGTTGTGTGACTCCCTAAACAAAAACCATGAAATAAAAAGAGGAATGTAATCCCCAGTTACTTCCTCTTTTTATTTTATTTAAAGGATTTTTTCATCTTTTTTAGTAAAATATTAAAAAGTATAAAAATTATAAAAGAGGTGAGCTATGTTAAATAAAGGTTTTTTACTAAAATTATTTGAAGGTTTTTCTTTGAATAGATGGAATGATTTTATTAGACCAATTGAATTTACAGAAATGGATAGACATGCACTTAAAATGATGATAGCATATTTTTTAGGTAAATATGAAGAAGAACAAGGAAATATTATTGATTGGAACCAGCTTATTGAATCAGGTTTTTTTGATTTATTAAAAAAAATCTCTTTATCAGATATAAAATCACCTGTTGCTAAACGAATTAAACTTAAAAATCCTACTGCATATAAAGAACTTAATAAATGGGCAACAGCACAATACGAAGTATATTTAGATAAAAATCTTTTTGAAAAATTTCAAAACTACATACTTGATGAACCTATTAATAATCTTACTTTAAAAATTTTAAAATTAGCTCATAAATATTCTACAAAAATAGAATTAGAAATATTAAAAAAACAAAATTTAGATGATAGAGTTGATCCTATTTTAAATAAAATTTTTAATGATTTAACAAGATTTAAAAATTTGGCTTCATATAAATTTCTCACTCAAAACAAAAATTTTGAAGAACTTATTAAAATAATTCAATATTTAAGGTATCAAGAAAGATGGAATCAATCGCCTAGAGTTCCTAGAACATCTGTCCTTGGTCATAGTATGTATGTAGCATCCCTTACATTTATTATTTCTACATCTTTAAATGCTTCACAAAGTAGAATAAGAAATAATTTTTTTACAGCACTTTTTCATGATTTAATGGAATCTGTTACTCGTGATATAATTTCACCTGTAAAAAGAGCCACTTTAGAACTCCCAGATATAATAAAAAATATTGAAAATGAGATAGCCGAAGAAGAATTATATCCATTTATCGATTATGGCTTAGATGAAATTAAACTTTTCTCTGAAAATGAATTTGAAAGTCGTGTTTTTATTGATAATAAATGGCAAACTGTTTCTACTGATGAAATACAAGAAAAATATAATGATGATAATTATAATGCTATTGATGGTGAAATTGTAAAAATTTGTGATGAATTATCAGCTTTTATCGAAGCTTATCAATCAATTGAATATGGAATATCTTCAAAACCTTTAAAGTCTGCTATTACAAGTATAAGTGAAAAATATAAAAATAAAAAAATAGCTAATATCAATATTGGGAAATTATACCTTGATTTTTAACTTTATTCTTAATTTAGTTTAATAAAAAAATCCGTAGTTTGAATCTACGGATTTTTTTTTAAATATTTATTATAAAATAATATTATTTTTTCTTTTAATTCCTCTCTACTAATACTATTATCTATAATAAAATCAGCTAATTCTTTCTTTTCTTCTAAACTCATTTGTGATTCTATTTTTTTTATTGCATATTCTCTAGAAATATTATCTCTTTTCATTAATCTATCTATTTGTAACTCTTTATTTGATATTATAAGCAAAGTTTTATCACATAAATATTCTAATTTAACTTCAAATAAAAGTGGAATATCTAATATAAGATTTTTTTTATCATTGTTTAATTTTATTTGATTTTTTATTTCATTAATAATTTTGGGATGCATTATTCCATTTAATTTTTCTCTTAATTCTTTATTATCAAATATAAGTTTTCCTAAAACTTCTCTATTTACTTCATCATTTTTTATTACTTTACTACCAAATTCCTTTTCAATCTCTTTGATTACTTCTTTTTTTTTAGAAACATCACGAGAAATTTTATCAGCATCAATTACAACTAATCCCAACTCCATAAAAATTTTACTTACTTCAGATTTGCCACAAGCTATACCACCTGTAAGCCCTAATATCATTACTCTTCACTCCATATTTTTAAATTTTTTTCTATAAATTCTATTATTTGATTATGCTCTTTTTTTCCATTCCCCTCTATAGAAATTTTTTTTCCAAATTTAATATATATTTTTTTACTTCTATCTATTTTCCCAAAATCTTTAATATATTTCCCATTTCCCCAAAAATCAGTTTTTATTGCTATAGGTACTACATCTACATTTGCTTTTTTTCCTAATTTTATTCCTAATGAATTAAATTTTTTAGGATCAAATTCTACTGTTCTTGTACTTTGGGGAAATATTATTACTGATATACCATTTTTTAATTTTTTTACACCTTCATTTATTACTTTTATTAAATCTTCTCTTGAATTTTCTCTACTTACTGCTATAGGATCTCTAGCTTTCATTACTGGTCCAAAAAAAGGATATGTTAAAAGAGTATCCTTTACAACAAAAGTACATTCTAAATAAGGTGCTATAATTGATGGAAAAACCATAGTTTCTAACGTACTCATATGATTACTTATAAATACTACTGGTTTATCCAATTTTGCTAAATTTTCTAATCCTGATATCTCAAACCTTCCTCCAGACCCTTCTATTAATTGAAATATATCATAAGAAGTTTTTGCCCAATTTTCTGTATTGTAAATTCCTTTTAATGCTAACTTTCTACAATTTAAAACTATTTTACTATATTTCCAAAAAAAAGCTACTCTTGTATTAAATACTAATCTATCTAGCAAAAATCTTTTTTTATTAACTGGTGTTGTGTATGTATTGCCTTCAAAATATTTCTTCATAAAAACCTCCCACTTAATTTTTATTTCTTATTATATCATAATTTTATTTTTCTTTGCACTAGATTATTTTTATTAAATATAGTATTATTTTATGTAGAATAATACTATATTTATAAAAGTAATCAATAATCTATATATACAATTAAAAATTAGGAGGATTAAACATGGATATACTCAAATTTGCAAAAGAGATTTTTGAAATTGAAATTAATGAATTAAACAAAGTAAAAAATAAATTAGATAATTCATTTGAAAAAGCAATAAATTTAATTCTTAATTCTAAAGGAAAAGTTGTTGTAACTGGTATAGGAAAATCTGGAATTATCGGTAAAAAAATTGCTGCTACTTTTGCTTCTACTGGAACTTTAGCAGTATTTATGAATGCTGCCGAAGGAATACATGGTGACCTTGGAATGATAAGTAAAGATGATATTGTACTAGCTATTTCAAATAGTGGAAATAGCGATGAAGTAATTTCAATTATTCCTTCAATCAAAAAAATAGGTGCTACTCTTATTGCTCTTACTGGCAATAAGAAGTCCATTTTAGCAAAAGAAGCCAATTGTATACTTAATATTGGCGTTGAAACAGAAGCTTGTCCTATTAATTTAGCTCCTACTTCTTCTACTACTGCTACTTTAGTTATGGGTGATGCTTTAGCTGCTACTCTTATTAAATTGCGTAATTTTAAGCCAGAACACTTTGCTATTTATCATCCTGGAGGAGCTCTTGGAAAAAGATTATTATTAAAAGTAAATGATGTAATGCATAAATCTAATAATTTAGCAATTGTTAACTCTAATGCTCCTATTGATAAAATTATTATTGAGATGACAAATAAAAATCTTGGAGCTGTATGTGTAGTAGAAAATGATATTATGGTTGGTATTATAACCGAAGGCGATATACGTAGAGCATTAAAAAATAAAGAGAATTTTTTTAACTATATCGCAAATGATATCATGACAAAAAATTTTACTTATATAACTGAAAATGATATGGCTATAAAAGCTTTAGAACTTATGGAAAATAGAGAAAGTCAAATTTCTGTACTCCCAGTACTTAACAATAAAAAACTTGTTGGGCTTGTACGTATTCATGATTTATTAAAAGTTTCTGTATAATTTGATAATCAAAATATTGACCTGCAAATAAAAATATGTTATAATTTTTTATAATAATAATAAGGAGGATTTAATAATGGTAACTAAAGATAGTAATATATTAGAAGCTGTTCAAAAATACCCTGTAATTGCTCAAGTATTCCAAAGATATGGTCTTGGTTGTATCGGATGTATGGTTGCATCTGGAGAAAGTTTAGGAGAAGGAATTTCTTCTCATGGATTAAACGCTGATGCAATAATTGCAGAAATAAATGACATCATTTCAAAACAAGAAGCTAATAAATAATTTAAATAAAAAAGCTGTTGAAAAAATTTCAACAGCTTTTTTGTCATTTTTTTTACACTAATTTATTTTTTATTTTCTTTTACTATTTTTATAAAATATTTATGAACCCTATTATCATCTGTAAGTTCTGGATGAAATGAAGTAACTAAAATATTATTTTGCTTTGCTGCCACTATATGTCCATTTACTTGTGATAAAACTTCTACATTATTTTCAACAGCTTCAATATATGGTGCTCTTATAAAAGTCATTTTAATTTTTTCGCCTATATTTTTTACATATTCTTCTGTATAAAAACTTCCTAATTGTCTTCCATATGCATTTCTTCTTACTACTATATCCATTACTCCTAAATGAATTTTATCATCATTCACAATTTTTTTTGCAAGTAATATAAGTCCTGCACATGTTCCAAATATTGGTAAACCTTCTTTTATTTTTTCTATCAAACTATCTTTTATATTTAAATCTACTAAAAGTTTTCCAATAGCTGTACTTTCTCCTCCAGGAATTATAAGTCCATCTATTTCATTTAATTTTTCTTTTTTTCTTATTTCTATAGCTTCTACATTTAAATTTCTTAAAATATTTATATGCTCAATAAAAGCTCCTTGGAGTGCTAATACTCCTATCTTCATACTACCACCCTCTTTTAGCCATTTTTTCATCTTCACTAAGAGTATGAATTCCTATTCCTACCATTGCTTCTCCTAAATCTTCTGATATTTCTGCTAAAACTTTTGGATCATTATAATGTGTAACTGCTTTTACTATTGCTTGTGCTCTTTTTCTTGGATCTCCTGATTTAAATATTCCAGAACCAACAAAAACTCCATCACAACCAAGCTGCATCATAAGAGCCGCATCGGCTGGAGTCGCTACTCCTCCTGCCGCAAAATTTACTACTGGTAATTTACCATGTTTATGTACATATTTTAATAATTCTAATGGAACTTGAAGTTCTTTTGCTGCATTATATAATTCATCTTCATTTAATGATTTTATTCTACTCATTTCACTATTCATTGCTCTCATATGTTTTACTGCTTCTACTACATCACCTGTTCCTGGTTCTCCTTTTGTTCTAATCATTGAAGCACCTTCTGCTATCCTTCTAAGTGCTTCTGATAAATTTTTTGCCCCACATACAAATGGCACACTAAATTTTGTTTTATCTATATGATATTTATCATCAGCTGGAGTTAAAACTTCACTTTCATCAATATAATCTATTTCTAACGCCTCTAATATTTGAGCTTCTACAAAATGACCTATCCTTACTTTTGCCATTACTGGTATTGATACTGCTTCTTGTATCTCTTTTATCATTTTAGGATCTGACATTCTAGCTACTCCTCCGGCTGCTCTAATATCTGCTGGTACTCTTTCTAATGCCATTACAGCACAAGCTCCTGCTTCTTCTGCTATTTTCGCTTGTTCTGCATTAGTAACATCCATTATTACTCCGCCTTTTAGCATTTGTGCTAAATTTTTATTTAATTCATATCTATTATTCATATTAATTCCCCCTTGAAATTTTATAATACAATTTTATATAATTGTATTATAAATATATAAAAAGTCAATTAAAAAACTTTACGATTGTACTAGTACAATTTAATTTTTAGAAACCATTGCTTAACTATAAAATAAAGAAAAGGAGAATTAAATTGAATATAAAAATTAATTTAAAAAATAATAAAAAATTATATGTTCAAATATTTGATGAAATTAAAAAAAGAATTGAAAACGGAGAACTAAAATCTAATTCAAAACTTTTATCTATTAGAACTTTAGCAAAACAGTTAAATGTAAATCCTGCTACTGTTATGAAAGCATATGATTTATTAGAAGAAAAAAATTATATTTATAAAATTACTGGTAGTGGCTGTTATGTAAGTAATGAATTTGAAAATATTGATAAAAATGTAGAAATTGATATAGTAAATATGAATTTTAATAAAAATATTAAAAGATATTATGACCTTGCTAATAGTTATCCTGATCGCTCATTTTTTAAACTTCATATTTTAAAAAATTCAATAAATGATTCATTTAATAAATATGGTATAGATATGTTTTTTTATAGTGAAATTGACGGTGACAAAACTCTAAAAAAACTTATAGTCGAAAAATTTTATTCAAAACATAGAATAAATAATATTGATAAAATTAAAATTCTTTCTAGTAGTACTCATGCACTTGATATTATTTGTAAAAAATTATTAAAACCTGGAGATAAAATAGTAGTTGAAGGATACACTAATCCAAATGCATTATCTATATTTAAAAAATATAACATACAAATAATATCTATTTCACTTGAAAAAAATGGTATAAATATCGAAAAATTTAAATCATTGCTTAAACAAGAAAAAATAAAATTTCTTTATACTATTCCAAATTTTAACAATCCTACTAATATAATAACTACTGATACCAAAAAAAAAGAACTAATTAATTTAGCTAAAAAATATAAATTTTATATTATAGAAGACGATGTACTTTCTGATATATCATTTAATAAAAAATTAAATACTTTAAAAAGTTTTGATTTTAATAACACTAACGTTTTTTATCTATTTAGTTTTTCAAAAATTTTTTTACCTGGCATAAGATTATCTTATGTAACTATTCCAAATAATATTAACACATTAAATATAGAAACTTCTCCTTCTATATTTATCCAAAAATTTTTTTATAAATTTCTTAAAAAAATTGATTTTGAACGTTATAAAAACTCATTAAAAATATTTTATGAAAAAAAATATAAATTTTTTAAAGAAAATCTAGAACAAATAGAACAAATAGAAATTTTAAACAATTCTGAAGGGGGTTTTTATTTTTGGATAAAACTTCCTAATTGGATGGATAGTAAGAAACTTTATGAAATATGCTTAAAACATAATTTAGCTATAATTCCAGGAAATATTTTTCATCATAAATATATTTTCTCAAATTATATAAGAGTTAGCTATTCTTCAATTGAAAAAGAAAAAATTTTAGATGCTATAAACATTTTAAAAAAATGTATTTACAATTATTCTGTATTAAAAAAATGATATTTTTGTACTATTTTTTTATAAAAACATTGAAAATTTTGAAAAAATATAGTATCATTAATAATTAAAAATTTAAATGAGGTGAATAAAAAATGTCTAAACTTCTTATGACTCCAGGTCCTACTAATATTCCAACTGAAGTACAAAATATACTTGGTCAAGATATGATTCATCATAGATTTGATGATTTTCATAAAATTATGGAAAATTTAAATGAAAAACTAAAAAAAATATTTTTTACACAAAATGATGTATATACTATGACTTGTTCTGGTACAGGTGTTATGGAAACCGCTGTTGTAAATCTTTTTTCTAAAGGTGAAAAAGTTGCTATTGTAAATGTAGGTAATTTTGGTAAAAGATTTGTACAAATATGCAAAGTTTATGGATTAAATGTAATTGAATTAGAATATAATTGGGGAGAAACTTATAATATAAATGATATTAAAAAAGTAATCTCTGAAAATAATGATCTAAAAGGAATTTTTGTAACTCATAGTGAAACATCTACAGGTGTATTAAATAATATAAAAGCTATCGGTGAATTAACTAAAAATAGCGATATTTTATTAATAGTAGATGTAATTAGTGGTATGATAGTTAACGAGTTTAGATTTGATGAATGGAATGTAGATTGTGCAGTAGCTGGAAGTCAAAAAGGATTTTTATTACCACCAGGAATAGCATTTGTATCTATCAGTGATAAAGCTAAAAAAGCTCTTTATAAATCCGATTTACCAAAGTTTTATTTTGATTTAAAAGTTACTATAAAATATTATAATGAAAAAAAAGAAACGCCTTGGACTCCTGCAATACCTATTATTCGTGCTGCTGAAGTAGCTTGTGATTTATTATTAAAAGAAGGTATTGAAAATATACAAATCAAACATACAAAACTTAGAAAATATGTAGAAGATGAAGTTCAAAAACTTGGATTTAAACTATTTGTAAAAAATCCTGAAGCTAGAGGAAATACTCTTGTTACAGTTTATAGAGAAGATAATTTAGATTTAACTAAATTAAGAGATTATATTGATAATGAATATAATATAACAATTGCTGGTGGTCAAGGAAAATATAATGGAAAAATATTAAGATTTGGATGTCTTGGACTTTTGACAATACAAGATTTTAATAATCTTTTTAAAAAAATTAAAAAATATATAGAAGAAAATAATTAATTTTTTAATATCTAGATAATTAATTTTATCTAGATATTTTTTATTTATATATATTTTAAATATTTTTTTGATATTTAATAAAATTTTTTATAAATAATTATACTAAGAAATTTCTTTTTTATTGACTATTTCTATCAAAAAAAATATAATTATAAAGAGAAAAATAATTTTAATTGTAAATTTCAGGAGGAAATTTTATGCAAAATAATATAGATATCGGTAGACTAATACCTATGATTACTAGTCTTGATTATGAATTTACAAAATCTGAAAAAAAAGTAGCAAAGCTTGTAATTAATAACACAGAAAAAATAATTTATAGCTCTATTACAGACCTTGCAGATCTAGCTGAAGTAGGTGAAGCTACTATTATAAGATTTTGTAGAAAATTAGGCTTTAAAGGATTTCAAGGATTTAAAATGGCTTTAGCTCAAGAATTATCAATGAATAAACAAACACCAACAAATTTATCAATAAATACGCCTATTGAAGAAACT from Hypnocyclicus thermotrophus includes:
- a CDS encoding KpsF/GutQ family sugar-phosphate isomerase, whose translation is MDILKFAKEIFEIEINELNKVKNKLDNSFEKAINLILNSKGKVVVTGIGKSGIIGKKIAATFASTGTLAVFMNAAEGIHGDLGMISKDDIVLAISNSGNSDEVISIIPSIKKIGATLIALTGNKKSILAKEANCILNIGVETEACPINLAPTSSTTATLVMGDALAATLIKLRNFKPEHFAIYHPGGALGKRLLLKVNDVMHKSNNLAIVNSNAPIDKIIIEMTNKNLGAVCVVENDIMVGIITEGDIRRALKNKENFFNYIANDIMTKNFTYITENDMAIKALELMENRESQISVLPVLNNKKLVGLVRIHDLLKVSV
- a CDS encoding DUF1858 domain-containing protein; this translates as MVTKDSNILEAVQKYPVIAQVFQRYGLGCIGCMVASGESLGEGISSHGLNADAIIAEINDIISKQEANK
- the pdxT gene encoding pyridoxal 5'-phosphate synthase glutaminase subunit PdxT, whose product is MKIGVLALQGAFIEHINILRNLNVEAIEIRKKEKLNEIDGLIIPGGESTAIGKLLVDLNIKDSLIEKIKEGLPIFGTCAGLILLAKKIVNDDKIHLGVMDIVVRRNAYGRQLGSFYTEEYVKNIGEKIKMTFIRAPYIEAVENNVEVLSQVNGHIVAAKQNNILVTSFHPELTDDNRVHKYFIKIVKENKK
- the pdxS gene encoding pyridoxal 5'-phosphate synthase lyase subunit PdxS — protein: MNNRYELNKNLAQMLKGGVIMDVTNAEQAKIAEEAGACAVMALERVPADIRAAGGVARMSDPKMIKEIQEAVSIPVMAKVRIGHFVEAQILEALEIDYIDESEVLTPADDKYHIDKTKFSVPFVCGAKNLSEALRRIAEGASMIRTKGEPGTGDVVEAVKHMRAMNSEMSRIKSLNEDELYNAAKELQVPLELLKYVHKHGKLPVVNFAAGGVATPADAALMMQLGCDGVFVGSGIFKSGDPRKRAQAIVKAVTHYNDPKVLAEISEDLGEAMVGIGIHTLSEDEKMAKRGW
- a CDS encoding aminotransferase-like domain-containing protein, producing MNIKINLKNNKKLYVQIFDEIKKRIENGELKSNSKLLSIRTLAKQLNVNPATVMKAYDLLEEKNYIYKITGSGCYVSNEFENIDKNVEIDIVNMNFNKNIKRYYDLANSYPDRSFFKLHILKNSINDSFNKYGIDMFFYSEIDGDKTLKKLIVEKFYSKHRINNIDKIKILSSSTHALDIICKKLLKPGDKIVVEGYTNPNALSIFKKYNIQIISISLEKNGINIEKFKSLLKQEKIKFLYTIPNFNNPTNIITTDTKKKELINLAKKYKFYIIEDDVLSDISFNKKLNTLKSFDFNNTNVFYLFSFSKIFLPGIRLSYVTIPNNINTLNIETSPSIFIQKFFYKFLKKIDFERYKNSLKIFYEKKYKFFKENLEQIEQIEILNNSEGGFYFWIKLPNWMDSKKLYEICLKHNLAIIPGNIFHHKYIFSNYIRVSYSSIEKEKILDAINILKKCIYNYSVLKK
- a CDS encoding pyridoxal-phosphate-dependent aminotransferase family protein gives rise to the protein MSKLLMTPGPTNIPTEVQNILGQDMIHHRFDDFHKIMENLNEKLKKIFFTQNDVYTMTCSGTGVMETAVVNLFSKGEKVAIVNVGNFGKRFVQICKVYGLNVIELEYNWGETYNINDIKKVISENNDLKGIFVTHSETSTGVLNNIKAIGELTKNSDILLIVDVISGMIVNEFRFDEWNVDCAVAGSQKGFLLPPGIAFVSISDKAKKALYKSDLPKFYFDLKVTIKYYNEKKETPWTPAIPIIRAAEVACDLLLKEGIENIQIKHTKLRKYVEDEVQKLGFKLFVKNPEARGNTLVTVYREDNLDLTKLRDYIDNEYNITIAGGQGKYNGKILRFGCLGLLTIQDFNNLFKKIKKYIEENN